The following proteins are co-located in the Paenibacillus sp. JNUCC32 genome:
- a CDS encoding carbohydrate ABC transporter permease encodes MPKKFELSKMLIHLLFILLSLAIVLPFLLVVAVSLTDEASLTDKGYQFFPETFSLEAYRYLLDAPDILLRAYGVTITVTVIGALAGLLLTAMTAYVISRPDYRYNRVTTFYVFFTMLFSGGLVPSYILITQYLHLKDSLLALILPVLLSPFNIMVMKGFMSKIPLEIVESAKIDGARELRIFFRIILPLSTPALATLGLLISFTYWNEWFNAMLYIDDPDKVPLQLLLVRTLGSIEFITSNSEFSQQLGIDLSSFPNNSARMAIAVLAGGPMLIIFPFFQRFFVKGLTVGSLKG; translated from the coding sequence ATGCCAAAGAAGTTCGAACTATCCAAAATGTTGATCCATCTGCTGTTCATCCTGCTATCGCTGGCCATCGTCCTGCCGTTTCTGCTCGTTGTCGCGGTCTCGCTGACGGACGAAGCGTCGCTTACCGACAAGGGCTATCAGTTTTTTCCAGAAACGTTCAGCCTGGAGGCTTATCGCTATCTTCTCGACGCACCCGACATTTTGCTGCGGGCATACGGGGTCACGATCACGGTGACCGTCATTGGAGCATTGGCAGGGCTTTTGCTCACCGCGATGACCGCATACGTCATCTCGAGACCGGATTACCGCTACAACAGGGTAACGACGTTTTACGTGTTTTTCACGATGCTGTTCAGCGGCGGGCTCGTCCCTTCCTATATCCTCATCACCCAATACCTGCATTTAAAGGACAGCTTGCTTGCCCTAATCCTGCCGGTTCTGCTCTCGCCCTTCAACATCATGGTCATGAAGGGATTCATGTCCAAAATTCCGCTTGAAATCGTGGAATCCGCCAAAATCGACGGGGCAAGGGAGCTGCGCATCTTTTTCCGGATCATATTGCCGCTCTCCACGCCGGCCTTGGCCACGCTGGGTTTGCTTATCTCGTTCACGTACTGGAACGAATGGTTCAACGCCATGCTGTATATCGACGATCCCGACAAGGTGCCGCTGCAGCTGCTGCTTGTGCGAACGCTGGGCAGCATCGAGTTCATAACCTCCAATTCGGAATTTTCGCAGCAGCTGGGCATCGATTTATCCAGCTTCCCGAACAACTCGGCAAGAATGGCGATCGCGGTGCTGGCCGGCGGGCCGATGCTGATCATCTTCCCGTTCTTCCAACGGTTCTTCGTGAAAGGGCTTACGGTTGGCTCCCTTAAGGGTTAA
- a CDS encoding ABC transporter permease: MLKKITRSGSMGAEPANRSGTGPDPDSEPAGTRPKKSALRRELRHFRNNRELFLLSLPGILYKLIFAYIPLVGLIIAFKHYRYDLGIFGSEWVGLENFRYLFSTDTAWRITRNTVLYNAAYIAVTTAAALLLAILMNELRAKWSKFYQTALFLPHFLSWVLVGYVAYAFLNHSDGFINRTLQMFGMDPISWYQTAEAWPAILILVHLWKAVGFNTLIYFAGIIGINSEYYEAARIDGATKWQMAMRITVPLLAPLVIILLILSIGNMFRGDFGLHYFIPNNSGFLYGSTDIIDTYVYRALREIGNVSMSAATGFYQSVVGFVLVLAANGIVRKINPEHSLW; encoded by the coding sequence ATGTTGAAGAAGATTACACGATCGGGCTCTATGGGCGCGGAACCGGCGAACCGATCGGGAACCGGGCCCGACCCGGATTCAGAACCAGCCGGCACTCGCCCAAAAAAATCGGCGCTTCGCAGGGAGCTTCGCCACTTTCGAAACAACCGCGAGCTGTTTCTCTTATCCCTGCCGGGGATTCTGTACAAGCTGATTTTTGCCTATATTCCATTGGTGGGATTGATCATCGCCTTCAAGCATTACCGCTACGATCTCGGCATATTCGGCAGCGAATGGGTAGGTCTGGAAAACTTCCGTTATTTGTTCTCGACCGATACGGCTTGGCGGATCACGCGCAATACGGTGCTGTATAATGCCGCTTACATTGCAGTTACCACGGCCGCTGCGCTGTTGTTGGCCATTCTGATGAACGAGCTCAGGGCGAAATGGAGCAAATTTTATCAGACCGCGCTGTTTCTGCCCCACTTTCTATCCTGGGTGCTGGTCGGATACGTGGCATATGCCTTCCTGAACCATTCCGACGGTTTCATTAACCGCACCTTGCAAATGTTCGGCATGGATCCGATCAGTTGGTACCAGACGGCCGAGGCATGGCCGGCCATTCTCATTCTTGTTCATTTATGGAAGGCAGTCGGCTTCAACACGCTTATTTATTTTGCGGGCATTATCGGCATTAACAGCGAGTATTACGAGGCAGCCCGGATCGATGGTGCGACGAAATGGCAGATGGCCATGAGAATTACGGTCCCGCTGCTGGCTCCGCTGGTCATCATTCTGCTGATTTTGTCCATCGGCAACATGTTCCGCGGCGACTTCGGACTGCATTATTTCATTCCGAACAACTCCGGCTTCCTGTACGGATCCACGGATATTATCGATACGTACGTATACCGCGCACTGCGAGAGATCGGTAATGTCAGCATGTCGGCCGCCACGGGCTTCTATCAGTCGGTTGTCGGTTTCGTGCTCGTGCTGGCGGCGAACGGGATCGTGCGCAAAATCAATCCAGAGCATTCCCTGTGGTAA